From Daucus carota subsp. sativus chromosome 6, DH1 v3.0, whole genome shotgun sequence, the proteins below share one genomic window:
- the LOC108224284 gene encoding isocitrate dehydrogenase [NADP] has product MAMQKIKVLNPIVEMDGDEMTRVFWKSIKEKLIFPFLDLDIKYFDLGLPNRDATDDRVTIESAEATLKYNVAIKCATITPDETRLKEFNLKQMWKSPNGTIRNILNGTVFREPIICKNIPRLVQGWNKPICIGRHAFGDQYRATDLVVQGPGKLKMVFVPDGQSEKTELEVFNFTGAGGVALSMYNTDESIHAFAEASMNTAYQKRWPLYLSTKNTILKKYDGRFKDIFQEVYEKEWKSKFESVGIWYEHRLIDDMVAYALKSDGGYVWACKNYDGDVQSDFLAQGFGSLGLMTSVLVCPDGKTIEAEAAHGTVTRHYRVHQKGGETSTNSIASIFAWSRGLAHRAKLDDNALLLDFTEKLEAACIGTVERGKMTKDLAILLYGSRVTKAHYLNTEGFIDAVAAELRSRLYKKSKL; this is encoded by the exons GTGATGAAATGACAAGGGTTTTTTGGAAATCTATTAAGGAGAAA CTTATATTTCCATTTCTGGATTTAGACATAAAGTATTTTGATCTTGGCCTCCCTAATCGTGATGCCACCGATGATAGAGTTACAATTGAAAGTGCAGAAGCCACTCTTAA GTACAATGTAGCAATTAAGTGTGCAACTATCACACCAG ATGAAACTCGTCTCAAGGAGTTCAACTTAAAGCAGATGTGGAAGAGTCCGAACGGGACTATTCGTAACATATTAAATG GAACTGTTTTCCGCGAACCAATCATTTGCAAAAATATACCGCGACTTGTCCAAG GCTGGAATAAGCCAATATGCATTGGCAGGCATGCTTTTGGAGATCAATATCGAGCTACTGATCTAGTTGTTCAAGGACCTGGAAAACTCAAAATGGTGTTTG TACCAGATGGGCAAAGTGAGAAAACAGAGTTAGAGGTTTTCAACTTTACTGGCGCTGGAGGAGTAGCTCTTTCAATGTACAACACTGACGAG TCCATTCATGCTTTTGCTGAGGCTTCTATGAACACAGCTTACCAAAAAAGATGGCCACTATATCTTAGCACTAAGAATACTATCCTTAAGAAATACGATGGAAG ATTTAAGGATATTTTCCAAGAAGTTTATGAAAAAGAGTGGAAGTCAAAGTTTGAATCTGTAGGAATATG GTATGAGCATCGCTTAATTGATGATATGGTTGCTTATGCTCTTAAGAGCGATGGAGGTTATGTATGGGCATGCAAAAACTATGATGGAGATGTCCAAAGTGACTTTTTAGCCCAAG GATTCGGATCTCTTGGTTTGATGACATCTGTACTG GTATGCCCGGATGGAAAGACCATTGAAGCTGAAGCAGCCCATGGCACAGTTACTCGTCATTATCGTGTCCATCAAAAAGGAGGTGAAACTAGCACTAACAGcatagcttcaatctttgcttgGTCTCGAGGGCTAGCTCATAG AGCAAAATTAGATGACAATGCCCTCCTCCTGGATTTCACTGAGAAATTGGAAGCAGCTTGCATTGGAACTGTTGAACGCGGAAAGATGACCAAGGACCTTGCAATTCTTCTCTATGGGTCTAG GGTAACTAAGGCTCATTATTTGAACACCGAGGGATTTATCGATGCTGTTGCTGCAGAACTGAGATCAAGACTATATAAGAAATCAAAGTTATAA